A stretch of Gemmatimonadota bacterium DNA encodes these proteins:
- a CDS encoding CoA pyrophosphatase — MDALAAHPLVARLERVLAGRAPQLAERDEPFKEAAVALVLRPYGDDDADLLLIRRATRVGDPWSGQIGLPGGRFDVSDPSLEYTALRETIEEVGLDLQRGGRVLGQLDDLRPRTPVLPPIIVRPFVCAIERTNDLVLSDEVAEARWVRLSTLFAPGAKGETTVQVRDLTMRVQAYRHEDFTIWGMTERILATFEGIWR, encoded by the coding sequence GTGGACGCACTCGCGGCGCATCCCCTCGTCGCGCGCCTCGAGCGCGTGCTCGCTGGGCGCGCGCCGCAGCTCGCCGAGCGGGACGAACCGTTCAAGGAGGCCGCGGTCGCGTTGGTCCTGCGCCCGTACGGCGATGATGACGCCGACCTGCTGCTCATCCGCCGGGCGACGCGCGTGGGCGATCCCTGGAGCGGGCAGATCGGCCTCCCCGGCGGGCGGTTCGACGTGAGCGATCCGTCGCTCGAGTACACGGCGCTCCGCGAGACGATCGAGGAGGTGGGACTCGACCTGCAGCGCGGCGGTCGCGTGCTCGGGCAGCTCGATGACCTGCGGCCCCGCACGCCGGTGCTCCCGCCGATCATCGTCCGGCCCTTCGTCTGCGCCATCGAACGCACGAACGACCTCGTGCTGAGCGACGAGGTCGCCGAGGCGCGCTGGGTGCGGCTCTCCACGCTCTTCGCGCCGGGTGCGAAGGGCGAGACGACGGTGCAGGTGCGCGACCTCACGATGCGGGTGCAGGCGTACCGGCACGAGGACTTCACCATCTGGGGGATGACCGAGCGCATCCTCGCGACCTTCGAGGGGATCTGGCGATGA
- a CDS encoding sulfurtransferase has product MPIKSGAELIAEAKTRIREVTVQQVNDQLAAPGAPMLLDCREPQETNLGRLPDAIVMPRGVMETKIEAVVPRDAYLVIYCASGNRSALMADTLQQMGYTNVASMAGGFSAWSMSGGPVEG; this is encoded by the coding sequence ATGCCCATCAAGTCCGGCGCCGAGCTCATCGCCGAAGCCAAGACCCGGATCCGCGAGGTCACCGTCCAGCAGGTCAACGACCAGCTCGCCGCGCCCGGCGCGCCGATGCTCCTCGACTGCCGTGAGCCGCAGGAGACCAACCTCGGGCGGCTGCCCGACGCGATCGTCATGCCGCGCGGCGTCATGGAGACGAAGATCGAGGCCGTCGTGCCGCGCGACGCGTATCTCGTGATCTACTGCGCGAGCGGCAACCGGTCCGCGCTCATGGCCGACACGCTGCAGCAGATGGGCTACACGAACGTCGCGTCGATGGCCGGCGGTTTCAGTGCCTGGTCGATGTCGGGCGGGCCGGTCGAGGGCTGA